The Niastella koreensis GR20-10 genome includes a window with the following:
- a CDS encoding SDR family NAD(P)-dependent oxidoreductase, whose translation METAFFKYFPSSLGWPEPYHPVNRKNQELKCLETLAPNVMVMHVKHSHVIPQHFKKAIMNELKNKVVVIYGAGGEIGGAVARAFAREGARLFLTGRRLAPVEAVARDIVSAGGEAEAAQVDALDEQAIDKHLQFVVAKAGCIDISFNAIGNSPTSYLGASLVEMDLKQFIMPITSYIISYFLTARLAARRMLLNKSGVIMTVSAPPARIGTPNGGYGPSQAAKEALTRYLSKELAPQGIRVVCLQPHGMPETETIKEIFESRAATAGVTWEQFTAYLAGMNHPKRFMTLAEMANVAVFVASDKASVLMGTTVNMTMGALDD comes from the coding sequence TTGGAAACGGCTTTCTTCAAATACTTCCCTTCATCATTAGGCTGGCCTGAACCTTACCATCCGGTCAACAGGAAAAATCAGGAATTAAAATGTCTGGAAACGTTAGCTCCAAACGTCATGGTTATGCACGTGAAGCATTCACATGTAATTCCTCAACATTTTAAAAAAGCAATTATGAATGAGTTGAAAAACAAAGTAGTCGTGATCTATGGAGCGGGCGGCGAAATCGGCGGTGCTGTCGCACGTGCTTTTGCACGGGAAGGGGCCCGGCTTTTTCTTACCGGGCGCCGCCTGGCGCCTGTAGAAGCAGTTGCCAGGGATATCGTGTCTGCTGGCGGCGAGGCCGAAGCCGCGCAGGTCGATGCTCTTGATGAGCAAGCTATCGATAAGCATTTGCAGTTTGTAGTAGCAAAGGCGGGCTGTATCGATATTTCGTTCAATGCTATAGGAAACTCGCCAACCAGCTACCTGGGGGCATCGCTGGTTGAGATGGACCTTAAACAGTTCATCATGCCGATCACGAGCTATATCATATCCTACTTTCTAACGGCGCGTTTAGCGGCAAGACGCATGCTCCTGAACAAATCCGGGGTGATCATGACCGTTTCCGCGCCTCCCGCAAGAATAGGCACCCCAAACGGAGGGTATGGTCCGTCACAGGCTGCCAAGGAGGCGCTTACCCGTTACCTGTCTAAAGAGCTCGCGCCACAGGGCATCCGCGTGGTTTGTCTGCAGCCGCATGGCATGCCGGAGACAGAAACTATAAAGGAGATATTTGAAAGCAGGGCCGCTACAGCGGGCGTAACCTGGGAACAGTTCACTGCATATCTTGCAGGCATGAACCATCCCAAACGTTTCATGACACTTGCGGAGATGGCGAATGTAGCGGTCTTTGTGGCTTCCGATAAGGCAAGTGTACTGATGGGAACAACCGTCAACATGACCATGGGGGCCCTGGATGACTAA
- a CDS encoding ABC transporter permease, protein MIPGPFNKGQVFLFHSFSKTGQPTVHFRRLSPLLGYYFMSKWLQSYSYRTSLSWWIFAATGSGALLITLLTVSYQAIKAALANPVKSLRTE, encoded by the coding sequence ATGATACCTGGTCCTTTCAACAAGGGCCAGGTATTTTTATTTCATTCATTCTCCAAAACCGGACAGCCAACTGTTCATTTCCGTAGACTTTCCCCACTCCTGGGATATTATTTCATGAGCAAGTGGCTGCAAAGCTACAGTTACCGTACTTCCTTATCCTGGTGGATCTTTGCTGCAACAGGTTCCGGCGCCTTGCTGATCACCTTGTTGACCGTAAGCTATCAGGCAATCAAAGCCGCATTGGCAAATCCCGTAAAGAGTTTGAGAACTGAATAA